In one Nocardioides luteus genomic region, the following are encoded:
- a CDS encoding ROK family transcriptional regulator — protein sequence MTVRSEPAQHAGMRASNLALVLGEVARTGPVSRARVAARTGLTKSSVSGLVADLISAGLIGESGPAATERGRPATALSLAPGGTAGLGLEINVDYLAAVVTDLTDAPRYHHVVRRDNRDREVDEVVADLVEVARTAAGSAAAQGLPLAGACVAVPGLAVDGTVIRTPNLRWPRVDLADAVGEATGLDVELENEANLAALGEMWFGGHEHEGGPLRDFVHVSGEIGIGGGIVVGGEVFRGAHAGAGELGHVVVAPDGPRCACGGHGCLERMAGQQEILSRAQVATMADLTRACEAGDRAALDAVTDAGRHLGVALASVLTLLDPAAIVLGGAFATLAPWLATATEASIARHTGATAPPPLLVSGLGSDAAVRGAAGTVVRRVIDDPAAYLARRP from the coding sequence ATGACGGTCCGAAGCGAGCCAGCCCAACATGCCGGGATGCGGGCGAGCAACCTCGCGCTCGTGCTCGGCGAGGTCGCCCGCACGGGGCCGGTCTCCCGGGCCCGGGTCGCGGCGCGCACCGGACTGACCAAGTCGTCGGTCTCCGGGCTCGTGGCCGACCTGATCTCCGCCGGGCTGATCGGGGAGAGCGGCCCGGCCGCGACCGAGCGTGGCCGGCCCGCCACGGCGCTCAGCCTGGCTCCCGGCGGCACCGCCGGCCTCGGCCTGGAGATCAACGTCGACTACCTGGCCGCCGTGGTGACCGATCTGACCGACGCTCCGCGCTACCACCATGTCGTACGCCGCGACAACCGCGACCGCGAGGTCGACGAGGTCGTCGCCGACCTCGTCGAGGTGGCCCGCACCGCCGCCGGCAGCGCGGCCGCCCAGGGCCTGCCCCTGGCAGGGGCCTGCGTGGCGGTGCCCGGCCTGGCCGTCGACGGCACCGTCATACGCACGCCCAACCTGCGCTGGCCGCGGGTCGACCTCGCGGACGCGGTCGGCGAGGCGACCGGGCTCGACGTCGAGCTGGAGAACGAGGCCAACCTCGCGGCTCTCGGCGAGATGTGGTTCGGCGGTCACGAGCACGAGGGCGGGCCCCTGCGCGACTTCGTGCACGTCTCCGGCGAGATCGGCATCGGTGGCGGCATCGTGGTCGGCGGCGAGGTCTTCCGCGGTGCGCACGCCGGTGCCGGCGAGCTCGGCCATGTCGTCGTCGCGCCCGACGGACCGCGCTGCGCCTGCGGCGGCCACGGCTGCCTGGAACGGATGGCCGGGCAGCAGGAGATCCTCTCCCGCGCCCAGGTGGCGACGATGGCCGATCTCACCCGGGCCTGCGAGGCCGGCGACCGGGCCGCTCTGGACGCGGTCACCGACGCCGGCCGCCACCTCGGGGTCGCACTCGCCTCGGTGCTCACCCTCCTCGACCCCGCCGCGATCGTGCTCGGCGGCGCGTTCGCCACCCTCGCGCCCTGGCTCGCCACCGCGACCGAGGCCTCGATCGCTCGCCACACCGGTGCCACCGCGCCGCCGCCGCTGCTCGTCTCCGGCCTCGGCAGCGACGCGGCCGTGCGCGGGGCGGCCGGCACGGTCGTACGCCGCGTGATCGACGATCCCGCGGCCTACCTGGCCCGCCGCCCCTGA
- the xylA gene encoding xylose isomerase, producing MTEYTPTPDDKFTFGLWTVGWNGQDVFGSASRPHLDVAHSVHKLAELGAYGITFHDNDVFAIDASDAERQAEIDKLKAALDETGLKVPMATTNLFGHPVFRDGGFTSNDREVRRYAIAKVARNIDLAAELGATTYVMWGGREGAESHAAKDIAAALDRYREAVNLLGDYVTEQGYDIRFAIEPKPNEPRGDILLPTIGHALAFINSLDRPEMVGLNPEVGHEEMAGLNFASGVAQALWHGKLFHIDLNGQHGPRFDQDLRFGAGNLRGAFNLVDLLETKGYEGPRHFDFKPPRTEDEDGVWASAAGCMRNYLVLRERAKAFRADPEVKAALEASQVEELSVPTLAEGETLEDIRNVAYDIEKLDHGYSFEHLDQLAMDHLLGLR from the coding sequence ATGACGGAGTACACCCCCACCCCGGACGACAAGTTCACCTTCGGTCTGTGGACCGTGGGCTGGAACGGCCAGGACGTCTTCGGGTCGGCGAGCCGGCCGCACCTCGACGTCGCGCACTCGGTCCACAAGCTGGCCGAGCTGGGCGCCTACGGCATCACCTTCCATGACAACGACGTCTTCGCGATCGACGCGAGCGACGCCGAGCGCCAGGCGGAGATCGACAAGCTGAAGGCGGCGCTGGACGAGACCGGCCTCAAGGTGCCGATGGCCACGACCAACCTCTTCGGCCACCCGGTCTTCCGCGACGGCGGGTTCACCTCCAACGACCGCGAGGTGCGCCGCTACGCGATCGCCAAGGTCGCGCGCAACATCGACCTCGCCGCGGAGCTCGGGGCCACGACGTACGTCATGTGGGGCGGGCGTGAGGGTGCGGAGTCGCACGCCGCGAAGGACATCGCGGCGGCGCTGGACCGATACCGCGAGGCGGTCAACCTGCTCGGCGACTACGTGACCGAGCAGGGCTACGACATCCGGTTCGCCATCGAGCCGAAGCCCAACGAGCCGCGCGGCGACATCCTGCTGCCGACCATCGGCCACGCGCTCGCCTTCATCAACAGCCTCGACCGCCCCGAGATGGTCGGGCTCAACCCGGAGGTCGGCCACGAGGAGATGGCCGGGCTCAACTTCGCCTCCGGCGTCGCCCAGGCGCTGTGGCACGGCAAGCTCTTCCACATCGACCTCAACGGCCAGCACGGACCGCGCTTCGACCAGGACCTCCGCTTCGGTGCCGGCAACCTGCGCGGTGCGTTCAACCTGGTCGACCTGCTGGAGACCAAGGGCTACGAGGGCCCGCGCCACTTCGACTTCAAGCCGCCGCGCACCGAGGACGAGGACGGCGTGTGGGCATCGGCCGCGGGCTGCATGCGCAACTACCTGGTGCTGCGTGAGCGGGCCAAGGCGTTCCGGGCGGACCCGGAGGTCAAGGCAGCGCTCGAGGCCTCGCAGGTCGAGGAGCTGTCCGTGCCGACGCTGGCCGAGGGCGAGACGCTCGAGGACATCCGCAACGTGGCCTACGACATCGAGAAGCTGGACCACGGCTACAGCTTCGAGCACCTCGACCAGCTGGCCATGGACCACCTGCTCGGGCTTCGTTAG
- the xylB gene encoding xylulokinase, with amino-acid sequence MPLVAGVDSSTQSCKVVVRDAETGALVRSGSAPHPEGTEVDPAAWWTALEVAAEAAGGLDDVAAVSVGGQQHGMVCLDEAGEVVRPALLWNDTRSAAAATALNTELGAAAWADAVGSVQVASFTATKLRWLAEQEPESAARVAAVCLPHDWLTWKLAGAPGLEALRTDRSDASGTGYYSAVTGEYRRDLLKRALGRDDVVLPEVLAPTASAGHTSSGALLGPGCGDNAGAALGVGARPGDVVVSIGTSGVACAVSETPTSDASGTVAGFADATGRYLPLVATLNAARVLDATTRLLGVSHEELSRLALSAPSGSGGLVLVPYLEGERTPDRPSARGVIHGLTLATAEPAHLARAAVEGLLCGLADGIDALKAQGVAVNRVLLVGGGARSEAVRRLAPVVLGHPVLVPEPGEYVADGAARQAAWTLAGGEEPPSWELAGTETYEADPDPAVRSRYAEVRDLTEGV; translated from the coding sequence ATGCCGCTCGTCGCCGGGGTCGACTCCTCGACCCAGTCCTGCAAGGTCGTCGTCCGCGACGCGGAGACCGGGGCGCTGGTGCGCTCCGGCTCCGCGCCCCACCCCGAGGGGACGGAGGTGGACCCGGCGGCGTGGTGGACCGCGCTCGAGGTGGCCGCCGAAGCCGCCGGCGGGCTCGACGACGTCGCCGCGGTCTCCGTCGGCGGTCAGCAGCACGGGATGGTCTGCCTGGACGAGGCCGGAGAGGTCGTACGTCCCGCGCTGCTGTGGAACGACACCCGCTCCGCCGCCGCGGCCACCGCGCTCAACACCGAGCTCGGTGCCGCGGCCTGGGCCGACGCCGTCGGCTCCGTCCAGGTGGCCAGCTTCACCGCCACCAAGCTGCGCTGGCTCGCCGAGCAGGAGCCTGAGTCGGCGGCTCGGGTGGCGGCGGTGTGTCTGCCCCACGACTGGCTGACCTGGAAGCTCGCCGGTGCGCCGGGGCTGGAGGCGCTGCGTACGGACCGGAGCGACGCCAGCGGCACCGGCTACTACTCCGCGGTGACCGGCGAATACCGTCGCGACCTGCTCAAACGAGCTCTCGGGCGCGACGACGTCGTGCTGCCGGAGGTGCTCGCGCCGACGGCGTCGGCGGGGCACACGTCCTCCGGAGCCCTCCTCGGTCCGGGCTGCGGCGACAACGCCGGCGCGGCCCTGGGCGTGGGTGCCCGGCCCGGCGACGTGGTCGTCTCGATCGGCACCTCCGGGGTCGCCTGCGCGGTCTCGGAGACGCCTACCTCGGACGCCTCGGGGACTGTGGCCGGCTTTGCCGACGCCACCGGTCGCTACCTGCCGCTGGTCGCCACGCTCAACGCCGCCCGGGTCCTCGACGCGACGACCCGGCTGCTCGGGGTGAGCCACGAGGAGCTGTCCCGGCTGGCGCTCTCGGCGCCCTCGGGCTCCGGCGGCCTCGTCCTGGTGCCCTACCTCGAGGGCGAGCGCACCCCCGACCGGCCCTCGGCCCGTGGCGTGATCCACGGCCTGACGCTCGCCACCGCCGAGCCTGCCCACCTGGCACGTGCGGCCGTCGAAGGCCTGCTCTGCGGCCTTGCCGACGGCATCGACGCGCTCAAGGCCCAGGGCGTCGCGGTCAACCGCGTGCTCCTCGTCGGCGGCGGTGCCCGCTCCGAGGCCGTACGCCGCCTCGCCCCCGTCGTCCTCGGCCACCCCGTCCTCGTCCCCGAGCCGGGGGAGTACGTCGCCGACGGCGCCGCCCGCCAGGCCGCCTGGACCCTCGCCGGCGGCGAGGAGCCGCCGTCGTGGGAGCTCGCCGGGACCGAGACGTACGAGGCCGACCCCGACCCCGCCGTCCGCTCCCGCTACGCCGAGGTCCGCGATCTGACCGAAGGCGTATAG
- a CDS encoding beta-xylosidase/alpha-l-arabinosidase: MTEPTTEPTLPAWPQVSERVRDLHAQMTLEEKLAQIVGYWLDRGGDVVAPMANEMTRDIDGDGRRLSEITAHGLGHYTRVYGTRPVDPAERAAWLWEEQRRLVSQTRLGIPALVHEECLTGLAAWQAATFPTPLAWGASFDPEAVEEMAQMIGADMRALGVHQGLAPVLDVIRDARWGRCEEAIGEDPYLVGTVATAYVRGLQSAGVHATLKHFVGYSGSRAGRNHAPVSAGPREIADIFLPPFEMAVLDGGARSVMASYNDIDGVPQHSSVDHLTTLLRETWGFDGVVVADYFGVAFLAVMHAIAADRGRAAALALEAGVDVELPSGDAYLEPLAALIRAGEVSESLVDRAVLRALAQKEELGLLDESFGAGLEEGAPESIDLDSPAHRALARRLAEESVVLLSNDGVLPLAVGAGKVAVIGPNADRPEALMGCYSFVNHVMASYPEEPLGIELPTIAEAIRAELGGAALEVVAGCDVEGTDRTGFPAAVSAAAEADVAVVVVGDQAGLFGRGTVGEGNDSESLELPGVQRELVTEIVATGTPVVLVVVTGRPYAIGWALEDEVRPAAVLQAFFPGEEGGAALARIISGAVNPSGRLPVSLPRVSGTQPYSYLQPLLGGPSEVTATDPTPARPFGFGLSYTTFGHSGLSADRTVTAGGTFEVEVTVTNLGDVAGVDVVQLYGRDLLASVVRPVSQLLGYQRVALEPGESAVVRFEVPTTRLAFTDRSLTRVVEPGDVEVWVAASAGEKVATAVAEGIAELSEVEAASAAVESGSDKVLVTITGETHRVGTADRRITTATVSR, translated from the coding sequence GTGACTGAACCAACGACCGAACCGACTCTGCCTGCCTGGCCCCAGGTCTCCGAGCGCGTACGCGACCTGCACGCGCAGATGACCTTGGAGGAGAAGCTCGCCCAGATCGTGGGCTACTGGCTCGACCGCGGCGGCGACGTCGTGGCGCCGATGGCCAACGAGATGACGCGCGACATCGACGGCGACGGCCGGCGTCTCTCGGAGATCACCGCCCACGGCCTGGGCCACTACACCCGGGTGTACGGCACCCGGCCGGTCGATCCGGCCGAGCGCGCCGCGTGGCTGTGGGAGGAGCAGAGACGCCTGGTCTCGCAGACCCGGCTGGGGATCCCGGCCCTGGTCCACGAGGAGTGTCTGACCGGGCTGGCCGCCTGGCAGGCCGCGACCTTCCCGACGCCGCTGGCCTGGGGCGCGAGCTTCGATCCCGAGGCCGTCGAGGAGATGGCCCAGATGATCGGTGCGGACATGCGTGCCCTCGGTGTGCACCAGGGGCTCGCCCCGGTGCTCGACGTGATCCGCGACGCGCGCTGGGGCCGCTGCGAGGAGGCCATCGGCGAGGATCCCTATCTCGTCGGGACGGTCGCGACGGCGTACGTCCGGGGGCTGCAGTCCGCCGGCGTGCATGCCACGCTGAAGCACTTCGTCGGTTACTCGGGCTCGCGGGCCGGCCGCAACCACGCGCCCGTCTCCGCGGGTCCTCGCGAGATCGCCGACATCTTCCTGCCGCCGTTCGAGATGGCGGTGCTCGACGGTGGCGCGAGGTCGGTGATGGCGTCGTACAACGACATCGACGGGGTGCCGCAGCACTCCTCGGTCGACCACCTCACCACCCTGTTGCGCGAGACCTGGGGCTTCGACGGGGTCGTCGTCGCCGACTACTTCGGGGTGGCGTTCCTCGCGGTGATGCACGCGATCGCCGCCGACCGCGGGCGGGCCGCGGCGCTGGCCCTGGAGGCCGGTGTCGACGTGGAGCTGCCCAGCGGGGATGCCTATCTCGAGCCGCTCGCGGCGCTGATCCGCGCCGGGGAGGTCTCCGAGTCGCTCGTCGACCGGGCCGTGCTCCGGGCGCTGGCGCAGAAGGAGGAGCTCGGCCTGCTGGACGAGTCCTTCGGGGCGGGTCTGGAGGAGGGAGCGCCGGAGTCGATCGACCTGGACTCCCCGGCACACCGCGCGCTGGCGCGCCGGCTGGCCGAGGAGTCGGTGGTGCTGCTCAGCAACGACGGTGTCCTTCCGCTGGCGGTTGGCGCCGGCAAGGTGGCCGTCATCGGCCCCAACGCCGACCGGCCCGAGGCGCTGATGGGCTGCTACTCCTTCGTCAACCACGTGATGGCGAGCTACCCCGAGGAGCCGCTCGGCATCGAGCTGCCGACGATCGCCGAGGCGATCCGGGCCGAGCTCGGCGGCGCCGCGCTCGAGGTCGTCGCCGGATGCGACGTCGAGGGCACGGACCGCACCGGCTTCCCAGCGGCCGTCTCGGCGGCTGCCGAGGCCGATGTCGCGGTCGTCGTCGTGGGTGACCAGGCCGGGCTCTTCGGCCGCGGCACCGTGGGGGAGGGCAACGACTCCGAGTCGCTCGAGCTTCCCGGGGTCCAGCGCGAGCTGGTCACCGAGATCGTCGCGACCGGGACCCCGGTCGTGCTCGTGGTCGTCACCGGCAGGCCGTACGCCATCGGCTGGGCGCTCGAGGACGAGGTGCGTCCCGCGGCCGTGCTGCAGGCGTTCTTCCCCGGCGAGGAGGGTGGGGCGGCGCTGGCCCGCATCATCTCGGGTGCGGTCAACCCGTCGGGCCGGCTGCCGGTCTCGCTGCCGCGCGTCTCCGGCACCCAGCCCTACAGCTACCTGCAGCCCCTCCTGGGTGGTCCGTCGGAGGTCACCGCCACCGACCCGACGCCGGCGCGCCCCTTCGGCTTCGGCCTCTCCTACACCACCTTCGGTCACAGCGGGCTCTCGGCCGACCGCACGGTCACGGCCGGGGGCACCTTCGAGGTGGAGGTGACCGTCACCAACCTCGGCGACGTCGCCGGTGTGGACGTGGTCCAGCTCTACGGCCGAGACCTGCTGGCCTCGGTGGTCCGCCCGGTCTCGCAGCTGCTCGGCTACCAGCGGGTCGCGCTGGAGCCGGGGGAGTCGGCGGTGGTGCGCTTCGAGGTGCCCACGACACGGCTGGCGTTCACCGACCGCAGCCTCACCCGTGTCGTCGAGCCCGGCGACGTCGAGGTCTGGGTGGCCGCCTCGGCCGGCGAGAAGGTCGCGACCGCGGTCGCCGAGGGCATCGCCGAGCTCTCCGAGGTCGAGGCCGCCTCGGCCGCCGTCGAGTCGGGCAGCGACAAGGTGCTGGTCACCATCACCGGCGAGACCCACCGGGTCGGCACGGCCGACCGGCGGATCACGACGGCGACGGTCTCCCGCTAG